One Pecten maximus chromosome 16, xPecMax1.1, whole genome shotgun sequence DNA window includes the following coding sequences:
- the LOC117344593 gene encoding uncharacterized protein LOC117344593 — protein MLFVSSTIVAMIMLSLSPSVSSYATGYRKIEHTRASPRRFEDTLTLEPYNMRCTSSMACGYAVCEWRQDLLDPDDTCNYLLSTCRCPNRQACVPNNPSPSSSVPATGFNVFEYHCQ, from the exons ATGCTGTTTGTCTCATCGACAATCGTTGCCAtgataatgttatcattatcaCCATCAGTATCATCTTACGCAACCGGATATCGGAAG ATCGAACATACCCGTGCTTCTCCAAGGCGCTTTGAAGAC aCACTAACACTAGAACCGTACAATATGAGGTGTACTTCTAGTATGGCTTGTGGTTATGCTGTTTGTGAGTGGAGACAAGACCTCCTAGATCCGGACGATACCTGTAACTACCTGTTGAGCAC ATGTAGATGTCCCAACAGACAGGCATGCGTACCCAACAACCCTTCTCCTTCGTCCTCCGTACCGGCAACAGGTTTTAACGTATTCGAATACCACTGCCAATAG